A genomic segment from Blastopirellula marina encodes:
- a CDS encoding tetratricopeptide repeat protein, producing MPDVPDRSSRRTLLLFVVAIPLLVLAVYHRTFTYPFHFDGQVKIQANESYQKLDWNHFPRGPRSLVALTWRLNYLVDGGTLVGYHTVNIAIHITGSLLLLGFIYLTLRLPKTAESYRDHAALLAGAVALLWAVHPLQTQSVTYIAQRYESLMGMFFLLSLFCFVRGFTSKYHSAWYLGSVLACTASALCKEVAIAIPLVVLWYDRAFLAASWRELIGSRWLVYLGLFASWLIPAQLALVPIKHHNEHGTVLVHEFDFTADETIRRFVGPKEYLYSQAHAIPFYWQLTVLPMGQSLDHGWRVTYSLVEAIWPGVLVVAALGLTIWCIFRAPRWSFVGGSFFLILAPTSSILPIQDIVFEHRMYLPLASVLTLIVFGIYEGLRRMEPEKSPGSTHLSAVQLLSVVLVILVVVYGGVSIARNEVYRTDESMWRDVVAKNPNNARAYHGIAHAYITQGDWVKAIPYLEKTIELHPEYNFSEGYGDTFLIGAKKAIEIRDLELAVRLLDLSIKMNPKDSEAYYLLANLLQHQNPQQSIVLLQMAIKHDPENSEAQQLLKQLSQ from the coding sequence ATGCCTGACGTCCCCGATCGAAGCTCTCGACGAACCTTGCTGCTGTTTGTGGTAGCAATCCCACTTCTCGTCTTGGCAGTCTACCATCGCACTTTCACGTACCCATTCCATTTCGATGGCCAGGTCAAGATTCAGGCAAACGAATCTTATCAAAAACTCGATTGGAATCACTTCCCCCGTGGCCCTCGATCGCTGGTGGCGCTTACCTGGCGACTGAACTACCTGGTCGACGGCGGGACTCTGGTTGGCTACCACACGGTGAATATCGCGATCCATATCACGGGCAGCCTGCTGCTGCTTGGATTCATCTATCTGACGCTGCGATTACCAAAGACCGCCGAGAGTTATCGCGATCACGCAGCGCTGCTGGCTGGTGCGGTCGCTTTGCTATGGGCTGTGCATCCGCTGCAGACCCAATCGGTTACTTATATCGCTCAGCGATACGAATCGCTGATGGGGATGTTCTTTCTCCTTTCGCTGTTCTGCTTCGTCCGCGGCTTTACTTCTAAATACCATTCTGCGTGGTACCTCGGCAGCGTACTGGCTTGCACCGCTTCGGCACTTTGCAAGGAAGTGGCAATTGCGATCCCATTGGTCGTTCTCTGGTACGATCGTGCTTTCCTGGCCGCGTCGTGGCGTGAACTGATTGGCAGCAGGTGGCTGGTTTACCTCGGCTTGTTCGCTTCGTGGTTGATTCCCGCTCAGCTTGCTCTCGTTCCCATCAAGCACCACAACGAGCACGGGACCGTGCTCGTGCATGAATTTGACTTCACCGCCGACGAGACCATTCGCAGGTTTGTCGGCCCGAAAGAATATCTCTACAGCCAGGCCCACGCGATTCCGTTCTATTGGCAGCTAACCGTCTTGCCGATGGGACAGTCGCTCGATCATGGCTGGCGGGTTACCTATTCCCTAGTAGAAGCGATCTGGCCTGGCGTGTTGGTGGTCGCCGCTCTGGGGCTAACCATCTGGTGCATTTTTCGTGCGCCACGATGGAGCTTTGTTGGCGGAAGCTTCTTCCTGATCCTCGCGCCGACCTCCAGTATTCTTCCGATTCAAGATATCGTCTTCGAGCATCGCATGTATCTTCCGTTGGCATCGGTGCTGACACTGATTGTCTTTGGAATTTACGAAGGGCTAAGGCGCATGGAACCCGAAAAGTCGCCTGGCTCAACCCATCTATCGGCGGTCCAATTGCTATCGGTTGTGCTGGTTATCTTAGTAGTGGTTTACGGTGGTGTGTCGATTGCCCGAAACGAAGTTTATCGAACGGACGAATCGATGTGGCGTGACGTGGTGGCGAAGAACCCGAACAACGCGCGGGCCTATCATGGCATCGCTCACGCGTACATCACGCAGGGAGACTGGGTGAAAGCCATTCCCTACCTTGAGAAAACGATTGAACTGCATCCCGAGTACAATTTCAGCGAAGGCTACGGAGACACGTTCCTCATCGGTGCCAAGAAAGCTATCGAAATAAGAGACCTAGAACTGGCCGTGCGATTGCTCGACTTATCGATCAAAATGAATCCGAAAGACTCTGAAGCCTACTACCTGCTGGCCAATCTGCTGCAGCATCAAAACCCACAACAATCGATCGTCCTCTTACAAATGGCGATCAAGCACGATCCCGAGAACAGCGAAGCCCAGCAACTACTCAAACAGTTGTCGCAGTAG
- a CDS encoding tetratricopeptide repeat protein translates to MRKMFWQAGWAWFVLFACVPWGYGQDIKAMITEAAKLSDTAENQDELTRLLDICEEASQLDLAQPQVEYFTKLEAWARNKRGEIYAETSLMTDDPEKIQKLEAAALKDFSLAIKKNPKHWQAIHNRALSYAMLGQTEQALADLDTAIKLNPKFETAIYNKAELLYEASQFAVALQQYQTVLKLNPKDVGAMTGQAHCFYRLENYEAAMMAYNQAVKLAPENPSVLANRADAYSDLGYFKEAILDYKKALTLEKDLPRAQQGLAWILATCPDDTYRNPELALRFAKAAVTQSDGLDFRYFDTLAAAEAATGQFDVAKQRVGEAIKKAPTSEKPFLQHRLALYEKRQAYREPKR, encoded by the coding sequence ATGCGGAAGATGTTCTGGCAAGCCGGTTGGGCATGGTTTGTTCTTTTTGCTTGTGTTCCCTGGGGTTATGGCCAAGATATCAAGGCCATGATTACTGAGGCGGCCAAGCTGAGCGATACGGCCGAAAACCAGGACGAACTTACGCGTCTGCTCGATATCTGTGAAGAGGCCAGCCAACTCGATCTGGCCCAGCCGCAGGTCGAATACTTCACCAAGCTCGAAGCCTGGGCACGCAACAAGCGGGGCGAAATCTACGCCGAAACGTCCCTCATGACGGATGACCCCGAGAAGATCCAGAAGCTGGAAGCGGCCGCGCTGAAAGACTTTTCACTGGCCATCAAGAAGAACCCCAAGCACTGGCAAGCCATTCATAACCGAGCCCTCTCGTACGCGATGCTCGGCCAAACCGAGCAGGCCCTGGCCGACTTGGATACGGCCATCAAGCTAAACCCCAAGTTTGAAACAGCCATCTACAACAAAGCCGAACTGCTTTACGAAGCCAGCCAGTTCGCGGTAGCACTTCAGCAGTACCAGACCGTCTTGAAGCTGAACCCGAAAGACGTGGGTGCGATGACCGGTCAGGCCCATTGCTTCTATCGCCTGGAAAACTACGAAGCAGCGATGATGGCCTACAACCAGGCCGTGAAGCTCGCCCCTGAAAACCCGTCTGTGCTGGCTAACCGGGCGGATGCCTATAGCGACCTGGGTTACTTCAAAGAGGCAATCCTCGATTACAAGAAAGCGTTGACGCTGGAAAAGGACCTGCCGCGAGCCCAGCAAGGCCTAGCCTGGATTCTGGCTACCTGCCCCGATGACACCTACCGCAATCCAGAGTTGGCCCTGCGATTCGCCAAAGCAGCCGTCACCCAGTCGGACGGGCTCGACTTCCGCTACTTCGACACACTCGCCGCCGCCGAAGCCGCCACCGGTCAGTTCGACGTCGCCAAGCAGCGGGTCGGTGAAGCGATCAAAAAGGCTCCAACCTCGGAGAAGCCATTCCTACAGCATCGCCTGGCACTCTACGAAAAACGTCAAGCTTACCGCGAACCCAAACGGTAA
- the fusA gene encoding elongation factor G — MDLKKLRNIGISAHIDSGKTTLSERILFYSGRIHKIEEVRGGGDGATMDHMELEKERGITITSAATSVSWNSHPINLIDTPGHVDFTVEVERSLRVLDGAILVLCSVGGVQAQSLTVDRQMKRYKVPRLAFINKMDRTGANPDSVIKQMRDKLGVDAIAYQIPIGKEDNFQGVVDLIEMEAIYYDGDQGEKVRKEAIPADLQDKAQEARHDMLEALSNYSDEIMELLLSEEEVPNDLIYKTTHDAVVGLQITPVFMGTAFKNKGVQTLLDAIVRYLPSPLEVKYSANTFKESDEKVPLACDPKAPFVGMAFKIVEDPYGQLTFMRIYQGSIEKGQPYVNQRTGKTERFARIVRMHSNKREEIDSAGAGDIVAVTGIDCASGDTYAKDREFCSLENIFVPIPVIKISVAPKSRDDSDKLSKALQRFRKEDPTFHVFTDPETNETIIAGMGELHLDVYVERIRREYKVEVVTGPPKVSYRESPTQPVEYNYKHKKQTGGSGQFAHIVGSIEPIPQDTEGAENFVFEDKISQGRIPKEYIPAVQRGFEDCMSKGPLAEFPVVGVKVILNDGSYHDVDSSEMAFKIAAQGCFRENFMKMKPTLLEPIMNVEVEIPEAFQGPVTGDIIVRRGMVNQTDMNGDTTVISAEIPLAAMFGYATELRSMTQGQGTFSMELGSYKPTPSHIQEEVVAERRKELEMAK, encoded by the coding sequence ATGGACCTGAAGAAACTACGAAACATCGGTATTTCGGCTCATATCGACTCCGGTAAAACGACGCTGAGCGAACGCATTCTGTTTTACAGTGGACGTATCCACAAAATCGAAGAAGTCCGCGGTGGTGGCGATGGCGCGACCATGGACCATATGGAACTGGAAAAGGAACGTGGTATCACCATTACCTCGGCCGCAACCAGCGTCTCTTGGAATAGTCACCCGATCAACCTGATCGACACACCGGGCCACGTTGACTTTACCGTGGAAGTGGAACGCTCGCTCCGCGTGCTCGATGGTGCGATCCTCGTTCTCTGCTCGGTCGGTGGTGTTCAGGCTCAGTCGCTCACCGTGGACCGCCAGATGAAGCGTTACAAGGTTCCGCGCCTGGCGTTCATCAACAAGATGGACCGCACCGGTGCCAACCCCGATAGCGTCATCAAGCAGATGCGCGACAAGCTGGGCGTTGATGCGATCGCTTACCAGATTCCGATCGGCAAGGAAGATAACTTCCAAGGCGTGGTCGACCTGATCGAAATGGAAGCCATCTACTACGACGGCGACCAGGGCGAAAAGGTCCGCAAGGAAGCCATTCCGGCCGACCTGCAAGACAAGGCCCAAGAAGCTCGTCACGACATGCTCGAAGCGTTGTCGAACTACAGCGACGAGATCATGGAACTGCTGCTGTCCGAAGAAGAAGTCCCCAACGACCTGATCTACAAGACCACCCACGACGCCGTCGTCGGTCTGCAGATCACCCCGGTCTTCATGGGTACCGCCTTCAAGAACAAGGGCGTACAGACCCTTCTGGACGCGATCGTGCGTTATCTGCCGTCGCCACTGGAAGTGAAGTACTCCGCCAACACCTTTAAGGAATCGGACGAAAAGGTTCCGCTGGCTTGTGATCCTAAGGCTCCGTTTGTCGGCATGGCGTTCAAGATCGTCGAAGATCCTTACGGTCAGTTGACCTTCATGCGGATTTACCAAGGTTCGATCGAGAAGGGTCAGCCTTACGTGAACCAACGTACCGGTAAGACCGAACGCTTTGCCCGTATTGTGCGAATGCACTCGAACAAGCGTGAAGAAATCGATTCCGCTGGTGCCGGTGACATTGTTGCCGTGACCGGTATTGACTGTGCTTCCGGTGATACGTATGCCAAGGACCGTGAGTTCTGCTCGCTGGAAAATATCTTCGTGCCGATTCCGGTTATCAAGATCTCGGTCGCACCAAAGAGCCGCGACGACAGTGACAAGCTGAGCAAGGCTTTGCAGCGTTTCCGTAAGGAAGACCCAACCTTCCACGTGTTCACCGATCCCGAGACGAACGAAACGATCATCGCGGGCATGGGTGAGTTGCACCTGGACGTTTACGTTGAGCGTATTCGCCGCGAATACAAGGTGGAAGTCGTCACCGGCCCACCGAAGGTTTCGTACCGCGAAAGCCCAACTCAACCGGTCGAGTACAACTACAAGCACAAGAAGCAGACGGGTGGTTCCGGTCAGTTCGCTCACATCGTGGGTAGCATCGAACCGATTCCACAAGACACCGAAGGTGCCGAAAACTTCGTCTTTGAAGACAAGATCAGCCAGGGCCGCATTCCGAAGGAATACATCCCAGCCGTTCAACGTGGCTTTGAAGACTGCATGAGCAAGGGTCCTCTGGCTGAGTTCCCTGTGGTGGGCGTAAAGGTCATCCTGAACGACGGTTCGTATCACGACGTCGACTCGTCCGAAATGGCGTTCAAGATTGCCGCCCAAGGCTGCTTCCGCGAGAACTTCATGAAGATGAAGCCAACCTTGCTGGAGCCAATCATGAACGTGGAAGTCGAAATTCCAGAAGCGTTCCAGGGTCCTGTCACCGGCGATATCATCGTTCGCCGCGGCATGGTCAACCAGACCGACATGAACGGTGACACCACAGTCATCAGCGCCGAAATTCCATTGGCTGCCATGTTCGGTTACGCCACGGAACTTCGTAGCATGACCCAAGGTCAAGGCACGTTCAGCATGGAACTGGGCAGCTACAAGCCCACTCCTTCCCACATCCAGGAAGAAGTGGTTGCCGAACGCCGCAAAGAATTGGAAATGGCGAAGTAA
- a CDS encoding class II fumarate hydratase, with protein MSQYRTEKDSMGEVQVPANAYYSAQTQRAVENFPISGWTLPPALIHAMGWVKYACAIANRDLGKLTGTGKNPLNDDQVKALLDACVEVREGKLDGEFPIDVFQTGSGTSSNMNVNEVISNRAIELIGGDRLAVAKPIHPNDHVNMGQSTNDTFPTAIHVAAAMQIKSSLIPALESLHASLKKKAEAWDKIIKIGRTHLMDATPLRLGQEFGGFARQIELSIKRANIALESVLELPVGGTAVGTGINTHPQFAEKVCAALAEGLDIPFIEAVDHFEAAANRDGLVQCHSELKTIATTLFNFANNIRWLGSGPRCGFFEVTLPSRQPGSSIMPGKVNPVMSESMMQVTAKVIGNDGCMAISGAAGGNFQLNIMMPVMGHTVLESIHLLANSCNAFVEFCVEGMEANEEQCNAAVEQSLSMCTSLNPLIGYDKAAKMAKDAFASGKTIRELAEEQGEIEPAALKDALDPWKMTYPHE; from the coding sequence ATGTCACAATATCGCACCGAAAAAGACTCGATGGGGGAAGTTCAGGTTCCCGCCAATGCTTATTACAGCGCTCAAACTCAGCGAGCCGTCGAGAACTTTCCGATCAGTGGTTGGACCTTGCCCCCGGCACTGATCCATGCGATGGGCTGGGTGAAGTATGCCTGTGCGATCGCCAATCGCGACCTGGGCAAGCTCACCGGCACCGGCAAGAACCCGCTCAACGACGACCAGGTCAAAGCACTGCTGGATGCGTGTGTCGAAGTTCGCGAAGGTAAGCTGGATGGCGAGTTTCCGATCGACGTCTTCCAGACGGGTAGCGGCACCTCCAGCAATATGAACGTGAACGAAGTGATCAGCAACCGCGCTATCGAACTGATCGGTGGCGATCGCCTGGCCGTGGCCAAGCCAATTCACCCGAACGATCACGTCAACATGGGTCAAAGCACCAACGACACCTTCCCGACGGCCATCCACGTTGCCGCCGCGATGCAGATCAAGTCGAGCTTGATTCCAGCCCTGGAGAGCCTGCACGCTTCACTGAAGAAGAAAGCCGAAGCCTGGGATAAGATCATCAAGATCGGTCGCACCCACTTGATGGACGCGACCCCACTTCGCCTGGGTCAGGAATTCGGCGGCTTCGCGCGTCAAATCGAACTTTCGATCAAGCGTGCCAACATCGCCCTGGAGTCGGTTCTCGAACTTCCTGTCGGAGGTACGGCCGTGGGTACCGGTATCAACACGCATCCGCAGTTCGCGGAAAAGGTTTGTGCCGCCCTGGCCGAAGGTTTGGATATTCCGTTTATCGAAGCAGTCGATCACTTCGAGGCAGCTGCCAATCGTGACGGGCTGGTGCAGTGCCATAGCGAACTGAAGACCATCGCCACGACGCTGTTCAACTTCGCCAACAACATTCGCTGGCTGGGTAGCGGTCCGCGTTGTGGCTTCTTTGAAGTGACCCTTCCATCGCGTCAGCCCGGCAGCAGCATCATGCCCGGCAAGGTCAACCCCGTGATGAGCGAAAGCATGATGCAGGTCACCGCCAAGGTGATCGGCAACGATGGCTGCATGGCCATCTCGGGTGCCGCTGGGGGTAACTTCCAACTCAACATCATGATGCCAGTCATGGGGCACACCGTTTTGGAAAGCATCCACCTGCTGGCCAACTCGTGCAATGCATTTGTCGAGTTCTGTGTCGAAGGCATGGAAGCGAACGAAGAGCAGTGCAACGCCGCCGTGGAACAAAGCCTGTCGATGTGTACCAGCCTGAACCCTCTGATCGGCTACGACAAAGCGGCCAAAATGGCCAAAGACGCGTTTGCCAGCGGCAAGACCATTCGCGAACTGGCCGAAGAGCAGGGGGAGATCGAACCGGCAGCTTTGAAAGATGCCCTCGACCCTTGGAAGATGACCTACCCGCACGAGTAA
- a CDS encoding MBL fold metallo-hydrolase: MTRRQAIGFISHAHMDHTAHHAMALCTEPTARLVRHRLGNVATKIMPLEKSLEVAGVQLTALPAGHIFGSAMIYAEHEKGSLLYTGDFRLGPSATAEQAQLRQADYLIMECTFGHPHYRLPPRDTVIEMLLEKIRAAFRCGATPVISAYVLGKSQEVTKILTSHGIPVLQHPDIYAISQVYEEAGCELGDYRPYTGRPIPGCVVIVPPKPITPGVLPGAVHVEKFRVTGWAFDPRRKRNAPNEHWIPLSDHADFDQLISAVEQVNAKTVFCTHGPKSFVEELKSRGHDARWLE, from the coding sequence GTGACACGCCGGCAGGCCATTGGGTTCATTTCGCATGCCCATATGGACCACACCGCCCACCACGCGATGGCCCTATGCACCGAGCCCACAGCCAGGCTCGTTCGCCATCGACTGGGGAATGTCGCCACCAAGATCATGCCGCTGGAAAAGTCGCTGGAGGTCGCCGGCGTGCAGCTGACAGCACTACCGGCGGGGCATATCTTCGGCTCAGCGATGATCTATGCCGAGCACGAAAAAGGATCGCTCCTTTACACGGGCGACTTTCGCCTGGGCCCCTCGGCGACGGCGGAACAGGCCCAGCTACGACAGGCCGACTATCTGATCATGGAATGCACCTTCGGCCATCCACACTATCGACTGCCACCACGCGATACGGTGATCGAAATGTTGTTGGAGAAGATACGTGCTGCGTTCCGTTGCGGGGCGACGCCGGTCATCTCGGCCTACGTGCTGGGGAAGTCGCAAGAGGTGACCAAGATTCTGACGTCGCACGGAATCCCGGTTCTGCAACACCCGGATATCTACGCGATCAGCCAGGTGTACGAAGAAGCTGGCTGCGAACTGGGGGACTACCGGCCCTACACAGGGCGGCCTATCCCGGGCTGCGTGGTCATCGTCCCTCCAAAACCGATCACACCCGGCGTTCTACCAGGTGCGGTTCATGTCGAGAAGTTCCGCGTCACCGGTTGGGCCTTCGATCCACGAAGAAAACGCAACGCCCCCAACGAACACTGGATTCCCCTTTCCGACCATGCCGACTTCGATCAACTGATCAGCGCGGTCGAACAGGTAAATGCGAAGACTGTTTTCTGCACGCATGGGCCTAAGAGCTTTGTCGAAGAGCTGAAGAGCCGTGGTCACGATGCCCGTTGGCTGGAATGA
- the ispE gene encoding 4-(cytidine 5'-diphospho)-2-C-methyl-D-erythritol kinase, whose protein sequence is MLFQRLASKVSALAPAKINLFLELLGKRPDGFHELETVMVAVSLFDRLEVTPTQQPDIVLDCAWDSGQLAQATRLGDSGQLLGDLPPQESNLVYRAVKLLQSEENVPHGARIVLRKRIPSASGFGGASSDAAAVLFAASEAWNLNLSIDRLSELAAQLGSDIPFFFYAGQLGSGQAIATGRGEKIETFAGRRLDLVLIRPAGGVSTAEAYRRCQLPEVPDSSSELVASLKSHQRTSMPRQLTNRLIQPAREISTRIDQLAKICEQLDVVAHQMSGSGSGYFAICRSHAHARRVAARLQAQNVGMVFPVTTCGLQSLRN, encoded by the coding sequence ATGTTGTTTCAGCGATTGGCTTCCAAGGTATCCGCACTTGCTCCGGCGAAGATTAACCTCTTCCTGGAACTGCTGGGGAAGCGCCCCGATGGCTTCCATGAACTGGAAACAGTCATGGTGGCCGTGTCGCTGTTCGATCGACTCGAAGTCACGCCAACCCAGCAGCCCGATATCGTTCTCGATTGTGCGTGGGATTCAGGGCAACTTGCGCAAGCCACGCGGCTAGGCGATAGTGGTCAACTCCTTGGCGATCTTCCTCCTCAGGAAAGCAACTTGGTTTATCGGGCCGTGAAATTGCTGCAGTCGGAAGAAAATGTCCCACACGGAGCACGGATCGTTCTGCGTAAACGTATTCCGTCCGCATCCGGATTTGGTGGTGCTTCCAGCGATGCCGCGGCCGTGTTGTTTGCGGCCAGCGAAGCCTGGAATTTGAATCTCTCGATCGATCGCTTGAGCGAGTTGGCCGCCCAACTGGGAAGTGACATACCGTTCTTCTTTTACGCCGGCCAACTCGGCAGCGGCCAGGCGATTGCCACAGGTCGCGGGGAAAAGATCGAAACATTCGCTGGCAGACGCCTCGACCTGGTGTTGATCCGCCCGGCTGGTGGTGTTTCAACCGCCGAGGCTTACCGGCGTTGCCAATTACCGGAAGTGCCTGATTCTTCCAGCGAGCTTGTTGCCAGCCTGAAGTCACATCAACGCACGTCGATGCCACGTCAATTGACCAATCGTTTGATTCAGCCGGCTCGAGAAATTTCGACCCGAATCGATCAACTCGCTAAGATTTGCGAACAATTAGACGTAGTAGCTCATCAGATGTCTGGCAGCGGCTCTGGCTACTTCGCCATATGTCGCAGCCACGCTCATGCCAGGCGCGTTGCCGCCAGGCTGCAAGCCCAAAACGTTGGCATGGTTTTTCCCGTGACCACGTGCGGGCTCCAATCGCTGCGAAACTGA
- a CDS encoding SpoVG family protein, translating to MKITEVRIKLMEDSSDRLRGFCSITFDDAFVIRDLKIIEGANGPFVAMPSRKLTGHCPGCGCKNHLRAAYCNQCGMRLKQPHIERGSDQRAKLYADIAHPINSECREQIQTRVIDEYINEIEEAKRPGYRSKYDDYFSDAGEDYDHDDEDQPSSSPAPPKSVSPPQEPTDAIERSEESSELKGPHTPPGDKSSPSNSSRPQKFGEGIFDD from the coding sequence GTGAAGATCACCGAAGTCCGCATCAAGCTGATGGAAGATTCCAGCGATCGGTTGCGTGGATTCTGCTCCATCACGTTCGACGATGCCTTCGTGATTCGCGACTTGAAGATCATCGAAGGCGCTAACGGTCCGTTCGTTGCCATGCCCAGCCGTAAGCTGACCGGACACTGCCCAGGCTGCGGCTGCAAGAACCACCTGCGTGCCGCATATTGCAACCAGTGCGGTATGAGACTCAAGCAGCCCCACATCGAACGTGGCTCGGATCAGCGGGCGAAGCTCTATGCAGACATCGCCCACCCGATCAACTCGGAGTGCCGCGAGCAAATCCAGACCCGCGTTATTGACGAGTACATCAACGAAATCGAAGAGGCCAAACGGCCCGGTTACCGCTCGAAATACGACGACTATTTCAGCGACGCGGGCGAAGACTACGACCATGACGACGAAGACCAACCGTCGTCCAGCCCAGCACCACCCAAGAGTGTATCACCCCCCCAAGAGCCGACCGATGCGATCGAGCGGAGCGAGGAATCTTCCGAGTTGAAGGGACCTCACACGCCCCCGGGCGACAAATCGAGCCCGTCGAATTCCTCACGCCCCCAAAAGTTCGGGGAAGGTATCTTCGACGACTAA
- a CDS encoding DUF368 domain-containing protein: MKINAIRHFLCGIAMGAADAVPGISGGTVALVLGIYRRLVDAVSQVNVEAFRLLMKRQWRTLAERFDFWFLLVLLCGIACGLLTFVVVLHELIGEADHPASTRPFVYAVFFGAIVASGFLVAKMVRAVSTGHLILCTLGSVGGAAFAWWLTGLPALEAFDSAPNPIVSFLLGSIAICAMILPGISGSYLLLVFGAYHYFSGVPKALAKGEIVLGDLFAFACFALGCLVGLLSFSKVLKWLLHQHEALTLSIMGGFMIGALRKLWPWQGDEVETPFANEAPICFGLMVLAAIVVLVIDYLARPNLDEEIEADHSSQRAS; the protein is encoded by the coding sequence TTGAAGATCAACGCAATTCGACATTTCCTCTGCGGTATCGCCATGGGGGCTGCTGACGCGGTCCCCGGGATTTCTGGGGGGACGGTTGCCCTGGTGCTAGGTATCTATCGCCGCCTGGTCGATGCAGTCAGTCAGGTGAACGTCGAAGCTTTTCGCCTGTTGATGAAGCGTCAATGGCGAACGCTGGCCGAGCGATTCGATTTCTGGTTTCTGCTGGTCCTGTTGTGCGGGATTGCGTGCGGCCTGCTTACGTTTGTCGTGGTTTTGCATGAACTGATCGGTGAAGCTGACCACCCTGCCTCGACGCGGCCGTTTGTGTACGCCGTGTTCTTCGGGGCGATCGTCGCTTCAGGCTTCCTGGTGGCGAAGATGGTTCGTGCCGTAAGCACAGGGCACTTGATTCTGTGTACCCTCGGCTCCGTCGGTGGAGCCGCGTTTGCCTGGTGGCTGACGGGGCTGCCGGCGCTGGAAGCGTTTGACTCGGCTCCCAACCCGATCGTCTCGTTTTTGCTAGGGTCGATTGCCATTTGTGCGATGATCTTGCCAGGCATCAGCGGTTCGTACTTGCTGCTGGTTTTCGGCGCGTACCACTATTTCAGCGGTGTGCCCAAGGCTTTGGCCAAAGGAGAGATCGTTCTGGGAGACTTGTTCGCGTTTGCCTGCTTCGCACTGGGGTGCCTGGTCGGGCTGCTTTCTTTCAGCAAGGTTCTCAAGTGGTTGCTGCATCAGCACGAAGCGCTCACGCTATCGATCATGGGAGGCTTTATGATCGGAGCACTCCGAAAGCTGTGGCCATGGCAAGGAGATGAAGTCGAAACGCCATTTGCCAACGAGGCACCGATTTGTTTTGGGCTCATGGTGTTAGCCGCGATCGTGGTGCTGGTCATCGACTACCTGGCCCGGCCTAATTTGGACGAAGAAATCGAAGCCGATCATTCCAGCCAACGGGCATCGTGA